AACCGCCAAAAGCTCATTAAGGGCTCCAAGCGCGAAGCCCTCGTGGACCAGGTCAAGAATCTGGAGGAAGTTCACCTTACCCGCCGCCAATTCGGTTGGGTCTCCTTCTACTCTTTGGCCAACCGCCTGATCGACATGGTCTCGCTATGGGGCTGCGTGTGGGCCGTTACCGGCCACCTGCCCGCCCTGCACGCTGGCGAGGACACCACGACGATGGCCGGCGTGGCGCTGGCCTATCTCACCGCTAAGCTTGCCGGCTCTGCTCAGGTCACGCCGGCCGGCCTCGGAACGGTGGAAGCCGCCATCATCGCCACCCTGGTGGCCACGGGCATGACCGCGGTGGACGCTACCGGCGCGGCCATCATCTACCGCCTCATCTCCTTTGCCTTGATCACCATCATTGGCTGGGTAATCTACTTCTGGCACTATGCCCGCAAGGGCATTACCTACGCCGCCTTGAACCGAAAGGAAAACGCATGAGAATCGCCCCCATTATCGATATCATCGCCCTGATGCTCTTCGCCGTGGCTGCCCGCCTCGCCCACGGCGGCTTGAGCTTTTCCACCTGGGTAGATGCCTTTTGGCCCTGGGCCGTAGGCGCGCTTATCGGCTGGGTCATCATCCTGGCTACCAAAGCGCACGGCAAGTGGAAGGAAGGCGGCATCGTCTGGCTGAGCACCGTCGTGGGCGGCATGGCCCTGTGGATGCTGGTCAACGGCCGCCTGCCGCACTGGAGCTTCCTCATCGTAGCGACGGTGATGTCCGCACTATTTTTCTTTGGCTGGCGGCTTTTCGCCCGCAAATAAAAAAGAAGGAGGGTTTAACCCTCCTTCTTTTTTGCTCCTTTTACTTGGAACCTACCTGAATGCCTGCCTGATTCAGGATATCGGCCACGAAGCCGATGATCTCGCTGACGATATCCACAGCGCTAGACAGAATCATAGATAACTCCTTCACTAGGATTAGCTCTTTATATGCTATCCAAGCACAAGGCATTACATCGGGGCAATAGTGTGCTTCTTCGGCAGATCGCTTTCCTGCTTGGTGGCCAGTTGGCGCAGGGCCTGACGGAGCGCCAAGCGGGACTGATTCGGCTGAATCATCGCGTCTAGATAGCCGCGCTCGGCCGCGACATAAGGAGCGGTCATGGTCTCATCATAGAAGTCCATGAACATCTTCTTGGTCATCTCACGCTGTTCCGGGGTCTCGGCGGCCTCGAGCTGCTTGCCGGCGATCATCACCACGGCGGCGGCCGCGCCCATCACGGCGATCTGCGCGATCGGCCACGCCAGGTTGATATCACCGGTCAGGTTCTTCGAGCCCATCACCGCATAGGCACCGCCGTAGGCTTTGCGCACGATGAGCGAGACCTTCGGCACGGTGGCTTCCACCACGGCGAAGGCAAACTTGGCGCCGCGGTGGATAAGTCCCACCTTTTCCTGCTCCACGCCCGGCAGGTAGCCCGGGGTATCCACCACAAAGACCAGCGGAATATTGTAGGCATCGCAGATGCGGATGAAACGCGCGCCCTTATCGGCGGCGTCGGCATCAATGCAGCCCGCAAGGTGCATGGGGTTATTGGCCACAAAGCCAACGGTCTTGCCATCGATGCGGCCAAAGGCGGTGATCATATTGGGCGCGAAGTTCTCTTGAATCTCAATGAGATCCTCGTCATCGCCCAACTGGGTCAACAAGTCCATCATGTCGTAGCCAGCATTGGTGTCATTCGGCATGAAGGCATTGAGGTCTTCGTCTTCGGCCACTTCGGCGTCGGAAGGCGCAGCGAACTCCGGTGACTCATCAAAGCAGGTCAGCGGCAGGTGGTCGAGGAGATCGCGGACCATATCAAAGGCGTCATCCTCGGAAGGGACGACCGCCGAGACGTTACCGTTGAGCTCCTGCTGGCGAGCGCCGCCCAGCTCGGCGGAGGTAATATCCTCACCGGTAACCTCACGGATGACGTTCGGGCCGGTGACATACATTTCCGCTTCCTCGTCCACGGCAATGACAAAGTCCGTGGTCACAGGAGCATAGACGGCGCCACCGGCGGACTTGCCCATCATGATGGAAATCTGCGGGCTGCGACCGGACAGCGGAAGCTGGCGGCGGGCAATCTCGGAGTACATGGCCAACGAAGTCACCGCATCCTGGATGCGGGCGCCGCCGGAATCCTGAATACCGATGACCGGGCAGCCAATCTTGATGGCCATGTCCATGACCTCGGTGACCTTCTTGCCAAAGGTCACGCCGACAGAGCCGCCGTACACGGTCTTATCGTGGGCATAGATACACACTGGGCGGCCAGAGATGCGGCCATAGCCGGTGACCACGCCATCGGAATAAATGGCGTCAGGGTCACCCGGGGTCTTGCCCAAGGAGCCGGTTTCGACGAAGGAACCCTCATCTAGCAATTCATTGATGCGTTGACGAGGCGTGGTGCGCCCAGCCTCGTCGCGGCGCTTGCGGGAGCGCTCACTGCCTGGGTCCTGCGCCTTGTCCAGACGCTCGCGCAGGTCAGCGAGTTTCTCAGCGGTTGTCTGCTTGGCCGCCACGTATCTTCTCCTCGATCCATTCGTCCATATGCTTGCCCACGATGCCGATGGCCGGTTCGTCTGGCACTGCAAGGTGATCGCCTTGCAGCTGCACAATTTCTAGATCCTTAACGATAACTCCCCAACCGCCGTCGGGGTCAATCTCAGCGTAGCGCGGCTCCAGCTCAATCGCACCGTCGTGCATGCGCTCGGAACGGAAAAGCAGAACCGGCACGGTGACATCGGCCCAGCGATGGAAGTCGATCTTGGCCAGAATCTGGTTATCCACGAAGGAAGCGCGCTGGTGCTCCAGTACGCCGGCGGCCAGGCCGTGCTCAGAGGCGTCGGTAGTAGCGAGGAACTCCGCCAGCATGGTCATGAGCGCATCCTCGCCCATGGTCTCAAGCATCTCGTACGGCGGCTCAAAGTCCAGGCCATAGGCCTTCTTGGCAAAGGCCGCGTAGCGCTCCCACCGGGCGCGGGTTTCTTCCGGGGTATCCGGCGCTGGGTTCGACGGCTGGGTGGTATCCAGCAGCGCGATGAACGCTACGTCCGCCGAATCCTGACCGCGCTGGGTGCGCTGATGCAACTGGTAGGCCACCTCGTAGGCCAGCGCTCCACCGAAGGACCAACCACCGAGCACGACCTTGCGGCCGCGCGCGTAGTGCAGGATGTCCTCGATATAAGCCTCGGCGCGCTCCTCCAGCGAGCCCTCGATGCGCTCTACGCCGTAGACTGCCACGTCCTCGGGCAAACGGCGCGTCAGTGGTTGGTAGACCACAGTGGTACCGCCGGCCGGGTGGAACATGAATACGGCTGGACCATCAGCCTCGCGCAGGACGCGGATATTGCCTTCTACCTCGGTCTCCAGGCCCTCGCGGACGAGGTCGGCCAAAGTCTCTAGCGCCTCGGCCTCGTGGACCTGCTGGGCGGTGACCTCGATGCCGGCGCGCTCAGTGAGGCGCTCGGCAATCTGGGTGGCAACCTCGTCGCTCACCTCAGGCAGCGCCGAGGTAACGCCCGCCGCGGCCTTTCCGGTGAAGGTGGCCCAGGTACCAAAGACCATGCGCTCCGAGGCATCGCGCGGGGCAACGCCGACGCCCTGGCCGGGCTCGTCTTCTTCTGGTGCAGGCGTATCCGCAGAAGCAATGTCGCTGGTATCCACGCTGCCGCCGGCTACGGCTTCTTCCACCATGGCAATGACGTCGGCCAAAGAGGCGTCGCGAAGCGCCTGCACCTGCAGCGGCGGAATCTGGAAGTCATTTTCCACGCGGTTCTTAATGCGCATGCCCATCAGGGAATCCAGGCCCAAGTCAATGAGCGGCAGCTCGCGCGGCAGGTCAGAGACGTCATAGCCCATGGATTCCGACACGATGAGCGCGAGGCGATCCTCCACGGTTTCCTCCGCGGGATCCCAGCGCACGGCATCAACTTCTGCGGTTGCTGCAGGCTCGCTTTCAGGCACATCGGCCACGCCCGGGATAGGCGCCGCGCCCAAGTCCAAGGCGGAGGCAAAGCCTTCCGCCAAAAGCTCCGTCTGTGCGCCACGGACGGCGTAGACGGCTACGGACATACCACCGATGGACTGGCTTACCACCGTGGTGACCTCACCGCGCGGTGGCAGGTCGGCATGTTCCTCGGTAGCGATGATGCGCGCCCCAGGCTTGACGGCCTCGGCCGCCGCCTCCACGATGGCCAGCGCAGATGGCGCCTGATCCGCATTGGTAGAGAAGGCAACCTTGCCCTCTGGCAGATTGACGCGTGCGCCCGGCAGGCCGGATACGCCAGCCGACGGACGCGCGTTGGTCCAGAATCGCTGGCGGTTGAACTGGGTATAGGGCGCCTCTACGCGCGCACCGGAGCCAAATACCGCACCGAAGTCCACCGGCATGCCGGCGACATAGAGTTTGCTGAGCAGGTCCAGCAACGACTCGGTGGGATCCACCTTGCGCTTCAGGGCATAGAGCAGCTGGGCATCGGCCTTGCCCACGGCGAAGGCGGTGGACATGAGGCCCATCAGCGCCACCGGGTTCGGCGAGATTTCTACCAGCTGGGTGTGGCCGGCGTTGAAGGCTGCCTCGGTGGCATCCTGCAGATAGACCGAGTGGCGGGTCATGCGCAGCCAATAGTCCTCATCGTGCACGGTGGTACCAGGGCGATAGACCTCCCCCTTATCCACGGAGGAAAACAGCGGGGTGTGCAGCGGCTTAGCTTCCATGCCGGCAATGGCTGC
This genomic stretch from Corynebacterium tuberculostearicum harbors:
- a CDS encoding DUF3054 domain-containing protein, translating into MRIAPIIDIIALMLFAVAARLAHGGLSFSTWVDAFWPWAVGALIGWVIILATKAHGKWKEGGIVWLSTVVGGMALWMLVNGRLPHWSFLIVATVMSALFFFGWRLFARK
- a CDS encoding acyl-CoA carboxylase subunit beta, whose translation is MAAKQTTAEKLADLRERLDKAQDPGSERSRKRRDEAGRTTPRQRINELLDEGSFVETGSLGKTPGDPDAIYSDGVVTGYGRISGRPVCIYAHDKTVYGGSVGVTFGKKVTEVMDMAIKIGCPVIGIQDSGGARIQDAVTSLAMYSEIARRQLPLSGRSPQISIMMGKSAGGAVYAPVTTDFVIAVDEEAEMYVTGPNVIREVTGEDITSAELGGARQQELNGNVSAVVPSEDDAFDMVRDLLDHLPLTCFDESPEFAAPSDAEVAEDEDLNAFMPNDTNAGYDMMDLLTQLGDDEDLIEIQENFAPNMITAFGRIDGKTVGFVANNPMHLAGCIDADAADKGARFIRICDAYNIPLVFVVDTPGYLPGVEQEKVGLIHRGAKFAFAVVEATVPKVSLIVRKAYGGAYAVMGSKNLTGDINLAWPIAQIAVMGAAAAVVMIAGKQLEAAETPEQREMTKKMFMDFYDETMTAPYVAAERGYLDAMIQPNQSRLALRQALRQLATKQESDLPKKHTIAPM